In the genome of Arachis ipaensis cultivar K30076 unplaced genomic scaffold, Araip1.1 Aipa444, whole genome shotgun sequence, the window ttatcaaaatattattaattttttaaactcaacaaatttgaTTTTATCTCTTAGCTCCAACTTTtgacttttctctttctttctttttcaatacTTGTGTTAAGTCTAAGTTGATTTTGGGTTTTacaaatgatgacaaacattctTTGGATTGAAAGCCCAATGCTATTTAATGGGTGTTTTAATTGTTGCGGGCCCAATTGTCCAAGTTCATGCTGCATCAGCCCAAACCAACATAAGTTTCAGCAAATCAACATGCTAAAGCTCCCAACACTTAGTGTTCATTTGCTCCTTAGTGCTCCAAGAGTAATAATCAAGCCCAATGCTTCTCAGAGCACCGCTCAGCATATTAAATGGTCATATATTTGCTAAATTCAATAAGAGGACAGTTGGATCATGCAAGGACAGGTGTGGCTCAAATAAAGCAAGAAGGACAGAAGGACACTCCACTAACCCAAGGACATCATCAGAGCAATACTTGGATCGTGGTTGAGCAAAAACACAAACTTGCATAGAGCAGTAGCAGCAGGAAAATGGAGCAAAATGAAAAAGGAGTGCATGCCTTGGAAGAAAGCCAAGCAAAGGACAACAGCGGTGGTGGACGGGCTCCTCAACTAGCAGAGTTAGTGGAGCATGATGAAGAAAGGACTGCATGCTAGCAGTGATAGTTTCAACGAGCAGCTGgtacaagaaaatggaagaggCAGAAATGAAGGCAAGTAGAAGACATATAAGAAGCCTCATTCCATCATTTCAAAGCAAGAAAAAGAGAGCACACATTCATATCACCATCTCAAACATTGAGCTGgaatctttttcttctactcaagCTTAATTTTATTCTGATCTTTGTATTATGGCTATCTTGTgtcattttttgtttttgagaAAAGGCTGATCTTGAGAGGTTGAAAATGCAAGAGAGAAAAGGCATGAGTGATGCATAATAGCCACTAATTTCTGATGTATTGATTTGTTGAACTAGGATTAGTTTCCCTTtctagttgggttagcacttggtgaATTTGAATCTGTTTAGATTCTCCTTCCTAGTTGGGACAGCACTATGGGAAACTAAGCTTTGGTGAAGAAAGCTTAGGGGCAAatactagttgaattagggaGTAATTCAATAATATTGATGTATGTAATATGTGAATTTTAGTGAAAATTTTACCAtggtttgtggtggagactggatgtaggattTATTGCATAAAAAATCCAAACCAAGATACATGCTGGCCTTTATCTTTTCTTCCATATTCTTTACTTGTACTGcgcatgagacaaaatgaaataatCTCCTGCAACTTTAGCTTTCGCTAAAACAgaatttaaactctaagttttaAGTTAACTTGATTCAACTCCCTTCTCAAGTTCAAGTAGAACCATCAGCTTGAACTTGGTTATTCActtttttatttagcttaaacCCACTTATGAACATgcctttttatttcttctttttgaaACATCTAACTGATCTAATCAAACTTGGATTGTGAGTGTAACATGCTAGTCATGAACCAGACGAAAAAAGAGGATATTGCCAAAGGACTTTGGCACTTTTGTTATGGGCCAGATAATAGAATAATTACTGGCTCTTGCAATTGGACCTGTTTTAAAgacattttattttatatacaataaataGACTTTTGAATCCaatattataatattaattatcattaaattattattgttatttttctcAAAAACAATCAAATGAGCGAAAATAAGTAATGGTGTGTTCTCAAGAAGAGTGCTATAAAGTGAGCAAATAGACAACTATTACAACAATAATGAACTAAAGCAAGTATAGGTAATTAGGTATTCCCCACAGAAGCTTTCCTCTTGGAGATCTCATATGATATGTTGTTCTCTGTAGAAGCAAGGGAGAAAAAATAAGTTAAAAGAAAGAAACACATAGATATGAGTGGAGACACGTGAAATTACATTTTGCATCCCACTTCTATACTTTCTTTCTCATTTCCtctctttaattttttgtttttttagaaGTTACAAAACGATATCAACTCAGTtaaaaagaaacaaggaagaaaatacagactaataaaaataatattccaCAACACATCATCTCCAAAAGAACGAGTCACTGTACCTCAATTTAATAGGAAAATATTACACTATTTTTGGAGACTTGGAGTAATCTTCTTTATATCTCTTCTTCGGTCTCTGTTCTCCACCACTGTTATTAAAATTGACAACATAAAATAAATTGTGATGATTTCTATTGTTGTAGCTTTTATAATAAGCATTGTGGTTCTTagtataattttctttttttttggaattttaattttaatatattatatgaTTATTTATGTATCTTGTTTTgtgaatttaaatttttagaaagaatgaTTTCATCTCAAAATATATCAGATTTTAGCCCATTGCAACTCTATTTATTATATCATATTTGAAGCATGTTACAATTACATTGAAGTCAAATTATGTAAACTGGTGGTATATACCGGAGTTTCCATCTAATACAACTTTATCAACAATTGGTTTTATTAGGGAACTAATCTTTTTCTAATCAATAATCTGCCAATGGAATAAAAATGAGTATAGAAAAGAGAcggaaaataaaatttaaaaataaaaaagaaaaatattaacttATTGTTGATAAAACAAATTAATTTACAATTCTTTTAATTTCCAACAAAAATATTACGATGACTACAAGTACAATTATAATCACAGGCCATATATTAAAACAAATAAACTCAATTATACTATGAAAATCAAGCTGCTCAAGAAATAATAATTTCATCAAATACAAACAAAAGCTTAACTAATATAATTGGGCAATGTAACTTACCAACAATCTTTTGAACCAATTGACAATATCCAATGCACAACAATGTACATCCACTCTTTCTCCAGTTATCTGCAACAACAATATATACATaccaaaatcaattttaaatgATTTAATTTTTATTCTGAATCTTAGCCTAAACAATTCAGAATGCAACAAAATCGAATATGTGAAGATAGACTACAGAGATTAGCATTAGAAGCATTACCTGAAGGTCCTCCAACTCCAAGTCATCATATTCATGGCCCTCATCAATAATGACATCAGGAATAATCTCTCCTTCATCAATGACATCTGGACTAATCTCTTCTTCATCATTGATGACATGCATCCAACGGATCCTACACCCCTTTATCACTACATCTTCATTATCCTCTGTTTGATGAGCATAGAACTCAAATTTAAAGATAGGATTGCAAGTGGTGCCCCTCTTTCTCTCTTTGATTGCTTCCATTATCTTGTTCGAATACTCTCCATCATACCATAATATCATATGATCTGACACCATTTCAAATTGATTCACAGTGGTCTTATGATCGGTCAAGTGTACTGTTTTGCCAGAAGTTGCTATCCATTCCCATTCGTTGCAACCCTTTTCTAAGTAGCATGCACACCTGAATCTCAAATGTTTGTTGCTAAAGTCGCAAAATTGGAATTGAGAAAACAACATGCAGACAACAAGACAAGAAGAAATCTTGTGATCTGAAGGAACTTCCACAGTGATTGAAGTTTCTGTAGAGTAGTAGTGAGGGAACCAATCATTAAGTATGCTCTCTTTACTTGGTAAATAGTAGAAGGGTATATTCGAACATCCATTACTTGCCGCAAGTTCTATCCTGAATTTCAAGTCTTTCAAAACTGCTTCATATGCATCCTCATTCAACTTTGTGCAGTTATAGAATTTAAAGGATGCCCTGCATGTTTTGGGTGGTTCACTTGTTAAACTTGAGATTGTCTTCAAAGATTTGCAATTTCTTGCAGCAAAGTATATAATAGATGGGGGAAGTGGAGGTACATATTGAAGCATTTTACAATCATCGATGAAAAGTTTTATGAGCTTTCGAAGATTCTTaatgctttttggcaaacgtGTAATGACATGACAACTTTGCAGTTTTAATACTTGTAATGATTGTAAGACATGAATGTTGTTTGGGAGTTTAGACAAGCTCTTACATTTGTAGAAAGATAATTGATTGAGAGACAAGAAGACAGGGGTGGGCAATATTCTACTTAAAATAATGCATGTGTCGTCTTCATGTTTTATTGGATCCATGAGTGTAATTGTGCGCGCAAAGTTTTGAGGAAGTTTTTCAAGAGAGTAACTGATGTTAATACCGAACGTGGTAAGATTTTTGAGATGCATAATAGTGGATGACACTTCACTCAAAGCTGAGGACGATAAATATAAGCTTTTGGAATGATTTCCTATCATTGGGATTGAGAACTCTTGCAAATTCGAGCAACCAATGGCCCGCACGCAACGGAGAGAGGGTGAACAATAATCACTGTAAAGCCTCTTCAGCTCCTTGCAATATTCCAAACGTATTTCTTCAATCTTGGGGAGAGAGAAAATAGATGGATGAACATCTTGTAAACTTTCACAACCATAGAGTGATATTTTTTTGAGATTCGTGACACCTGCTAAATTTGGACACTCTATCAAACCTTTGCAGCTATCGAGGTCAATCTTCTCCAAACTTGGTAGCATCTGTAACATTTTATAATGTCAGGCCCGAAAACATATTAAGTTATTAACACATGTACATGTGCTGTGGGGAAAAaatgtgttattttattttattatttaatgtgTTGCGTTCtcacttattttaattttataaattattatacaTTTAATATCTAATATTAAATGATAATAACTTTTCCATATTTCGAGAATAATTAACTATATTTTCCAACACTTCTTTTTCTCCTCTTATTCTTAGACATAAATAGAAAAATGTTTCCAGCATGAACATGAACGGATCCAGAAAAAGTTTAATATAGAGGAGTcgaattttagataattttttttattctataaaaataattaacatataatttttgaaattagtttttcaaaagatttatcaaaatatatatatatatatatatatatatatatataattataaattttttttacaattttatttttaatataataattacaTAAAAGAAATATAACAATATCAAtagtaaattataaaattataaaataccaATAATTTATAGCgtgtttaattaaaaattatcacatatcttattaattaaaattaattttttcaaaaattttaaaaaatttaaaaataaattataaattattaattatttgaaaGACATAGTACCCTTATAGAATACAAGATATCtttataaaaatttttctttcaacaacgtaaatttagaagaaaaagaaatattttttacaaaaaaagaATATCTAAAGTATATAATGTGATTATCAAAATATAATCATGCAAGtcattattaatataataatataaatgttaaatatgttaatataaaaaaataaatgattttttttaataaatatagaaattgttatataaaaactaatttaaaagatACAAAGACTTGAGGGTatgatattaaattaattaagtgaaaaatattaataaattaaacaattaaaacgtAAATTTattacataataaaaaataatacatataaaattactaaattacataatattttttattttttattttttttaaacacatatctcatatataaatatagtttctaaaAATGGGGGGCCCAGGCCACTACTCCCCCTCTAGGTCCGTCTCTGAGTATGAAGTATACAACTAATTATTTTTCCTGCATTTGAATATTTTAAATTCTAACAGTATTAAAATAAAGTATTAGTTCAAAATATTATCTAACATTGATAAAAATGATTGActcctaatatttttttattttagaaataaaaaaaatgctaaaaaaaatgaagagaaatgAATACCTGTATTGTATCCCAAAGTTTTTGAACATTGCTACCTCGCATAGAAAGTTGAACAAGTTTTTGAGGCCAACAAATAGACGGCACAAACTTAAGTGAGCATTTATTCCACTCAATATACCTTAAGTCATTAGGAAGTTGAAAATCCTCTACAAACACTCTGTTCCATTCAAGATCTATATTGATGTTTCCTCTGAAAGCAAGCAACCTTAATTTTGGCATCTTCCTTAATGCAATGATGATTATACATGGATCTATTGTAATTTCATTCATATCCACAATCATGCTTTCAACTCTATGAATATCCTGAAAAGTTGAAAAGCATTGCAATACAATGTTAGTATTATGTTGATGTAAGCAATATTTCGAGATATATATATACACTCATCTTGTAGACCAAACCATTAAAGCATGATTTTCTTACTCTTTCATCTTGAAAAATCTTGCAGACTTCTTCGGTATTCCACAGTCTTATTTGTCGACCACCATTTTCGCTAGATTCTTCATGAATGATTTTCCAACACATTTCCTGTATCAAGCTATGCATTTTTATGTATTTACCATTTGAATGAATACTTATAAGAGACTTGTCCAATAGGCTTTTTATTCCTATGTCTGCAAAGAAACCACAAGAATTTAATATTCTtgttactttttctattttatgCCTGTCAAAAAAGCATGCAACATCTAAAAGGAtgtttttttcatcatcatctaaTGCATCATAACTCAGTCTCAACACTTGTTGAATATCTGCATTGGGATACTTTTTTAGTTTTCTCAATGCACTCTCCCATTCACTTTTTTTGCTGATGGCCCGAAGAAATGATCCCAAAATTTTTAATGCTAATGGTATTCCTTTGGCATAATCTGCTACGACTCTTGTTGATAGCTCATAATAATCCTCTTTAGGATGAGAATCATTAAAGGCATTATGGCTAAAAACTTTAAGGGAGTCTTCAAAATTCATTTCCTTCACCTCATGAATTGCTTCAACTCCTCCACTTGAAAGCACATTTCTGTCTCTTGTTGTCAAAATGATTCTACTACCAGAATTTAGGCAATTACAAAGCAGTTGAATCAAATCAGTTGCAATTTGTGAATCAGCCACATCATCTAGCACAATGAAAGCCTTCATATGCTTGAGTTTACGGATAATACTAAAGTGTATTACTCGAATATCATCAATACAAAGATCTTGATTTAGTAATTGAGAAAGAAGTTTAGTGCATATGTGGCTAGCaccttttttttctaatttttttgaaaagactAAAAAACAATGATCTTTGTATTCTGAAGAGTACTCATGAAAAAGAGTAGTAGCAATAGTTGTTTTACCAATACCGCCCATACCCCAAATTCCAATCACAAGAATTTTCTCGAGCTTGAATTTCAGTAAGGATTTAACAGAGGTATAGTTTCTGTTACTGATAAAAGGACTTCTGAGTTCATCTCTATagcaattataattcaaatttggAAAAATTGCTTCTATAATTTCATCGATCAACTCTGCTTCATGCCTAGCAGCAAGTAAAAATCACATTAGAAGTAAACAATATATGCATAAtcagataaaataaaaatggataaATATAATTAGCATCTCCAATGTATCTTGAATGGTAATTGATGCGAAATCAATCAATCATTATATGTTAGGTAGAAGGCGAGATCAAGCCTATGTTGGGATTGTTATCTTAGATCAAACTCTAGATAACAAAAAATCTTACtagatttttcttttcttgggGTATAATATTAAGGAAGatatttattagtttatttaatactattttatttattaataatttccTCCTTTTGTGTATAGTATTCttttcattttaaaataaaaataaccatattaaaaaataataaataaaatttgataaTGCTTAAAATTGTGTAAGTAGAAAAAATT includes:
- the LOC107624702 gene encoding uncharacterized protein LOC107624702, giving the protein MVSDHMILWYDGEYSNKIMEAIKERKRGTTCNPIFKFEFYAHQTEDNEDVVIKGCRIRWMHVINDEEEISPDVIDEGEIIPDVIIDEGHEYDDLELEDLQITGERVDVHCCALDIVNWFKRLLVSYIAQLY
- the LOC107624699 gene encoding TMV resistance protein N-like produces the protein MKAFIVLDDVADSQIATDLIQLLCNCLNSGSRIILTTRDRNVLSSGGVEAIHEVKEMNFEDSLKVFSHNAFNDSHPKEDYYELSTRVVADYAKGIPLALKILGSFLRAISKKSEWESALRKLKKYPNADIQQVLRLSYDALDDDEKNILLDVACFFDRHKIEKVTRILNSCGFFADIGIKSLLDKSLISIHSNGKYIKMHSLIQEMCWKIIHEESSENGGRQIRLWNTEEVCKIFQDERDIHRVESMIVDMNEITIDPCIIIIALRKMPKLRLLAFRGNINIDLEWNRVFVEDFQLPNDLRYIEWNKCSLKFVPSICWPQKLVQLSMRGSNVQKLWDTIQMLPSLEKIDLDSCKGLIECPNLAGVTNLKKISLYGCESLQDVHPSIFSLPKIEEIRLEYCKELKRLYSDYCSPSLRCVRAIGCSNLQEFSIPMIGNHSKSLYLSSSALSEVSSTIMHLKNLTTFGINISYSLEKLPQNFARTITLMDPIKHEDDTCIILSRILPTPVFLSLNQLSFYKCKSLSKLPNNIHVLQSLQVLKLQSCHVITRLPKSIKNLRKLIKLFIDDCKMLQYVPPLPPSIIYFAARNCKSLKTISSLTSEPPKTCRASFKFYNCTKLNEDAYEAVLKDLKFRIELAASNGCSNIPFYYLPSKESILNDWFPHYYSTETSITVEVPSDHKISSCLVQQTFEIQVCMLLRKGLQRMGMDSNFWQNSTLDRS